The window CCGCCACCGAACAAGCCATTGTGAAACTGCTGCAAGAGCTCAATCAGCAGGGCAAGACTTGCCTCGTCGTCCACCACGATCTCGCGACCGTCAGTCAATACTTCGATTGGTTGGTGCTGCTCAACATGCGGATCGTCGCCTCCGGCCCCACCCCAGAGATCTTCACCAAGGAAAACTTGCAGAAAACCTACGGCGGAAAACTGAATCTCCTGGATTCAGCCGCCCAAGCGCTCATTCATGCCACACGCTGAAGCCGGCTTTCCCGTCCTCGCCCTCGCGAGCCAAAATGAGGCGCTCTCTTGGCCCCTCTTCTGGGAAGTATTCTCGCTGCAAACCTACAACACGCGCCTCGTGGTGGTAAGCGCCGCTCTTCTCGGGCTGGCCTCGGGTTTGGTGGGGACCTTTCTCTTGCTGCGGAAGCGTTCTCTCGTGGGCGATGCCCTGTCCCACGCCACCTTGCCAGGGATTGGGCTGGCCTTTCTCCTCGCCACCAGCCTGGGCTGGGAAGCCAAAGCCCTGCCGGTGCTCCTGACGGGCGCCGCCCTCACGGGGATCGTCGGATTTTTGATCGTTCTGGCCATCCGAAACACCACTCGCCTGAAAGACGACGCTGCCATGGGCCTGGTCTTGAGCGTCTTTTTCGGAGGGGGCATTGTCCTCCTCTCCATGGCCCAAACCCTGCCCCAGGCAGCCGGGCTCGAGTCGTTCATTTACGGAAAGGCCGCCTCCATGGTGCCAAGTGATTTCTTCCTCATCGCCAGCTTCACCGTAGCGGCCGCCGCGGCCGCCTTTCTGCTGCAAAAGGAGTTTACTCTTCTTTGTTTCGATGAGCCGTTCGCCTCGGCGCAAGGCTGGCCCACGCGAAGGCTCGACGTTCTCTTGTTGCTGCTCGTCACGGCCGTGACCGTCGTGGGACTGCAAGCGGTCGGCCTCATTCTGGTCATTGCCTTTCTCATCACGCCAGCGACCGCCGCCCGTTTTTGGACCCACTCTCTCCCAAAAATGCTTTGGCTGAGCGGCCTCTTGGGCGCGGCCAGCGGTTGGTTGGGGGCTACCTTGAGCGCTCTTCTGCCCGGGCTGCCAGCCGGGGCGGTCATCGTCCTGGCGGCGGCCTTTCTCTTTCTCTTAAGCCTCTTCTTCGGAACCGCCCGCGGAGTCTTGCCGCGACGGGTTCAATCCCTCCGCCTCAACCGCAAAGTCGGTCGACAGCACCTGCTGCGCGCCTTCTACGAAATCCTCGAACGCCGCCACCCCGCCGCTCAATCGCTGCAACCCAATGAGGCCATCCGACTCCGTGATCTTCAAGGCCATCGAAGCTGGCCCCCTCGCCAGCTCCAGCGGCTGCTTCGCCAGGCCCAGCAGGAAGACCATCTCGAAGAGAGCCAGGATCGCGACTGGCTGCGACTCTCGGAGAGCGGCTTCGGCGAAGCCGCCCGCATCACTCGCAATCACCGTCTCTGGGAAACCTACCTCATCCACCACGCGGACATCGCCCCCAGTCACGTCGATCGAGATGCCGACATGATCGAGCACGTCCTCGACGCCGACCTCGTGCAACGTCTCGAAACCGAACTCCGAAGTCGCGGAGCCTGGATCCCCAGCCCCCACCTCCTCAGCGGTCAATAACCCACCTCACCCACCTCCAAACCGGAAAAAATGTGGACCTCTCTCGACACCTGGACCGTCCTCATCGGAGCCCTCTGCGCCATGGCCTGCGCCCTCCCAGGTTGCCTCCTCCTTCTTCGTAAGATGAGCATGATGGGGGATGCCATCAGCCACGCCGTGCTCCCCGGACTGGCCATCGCTTTCTTCCTGACCGGAGCCCGCGCCAGCTTCGCCATGTTCTTGGGCGCGGCCCTCATCGGAATCTTAACCGCGCTCTTCACCCAATGGATCACCAACTTTGGCAAGGTGGATCGAGGAGCCGCCATGGGGATTGTCTTCACCACCCTCTTCGCCCTGGGGCTCTTGCTCATTGTGCGGGCGGCCGATCACGTCGATCTCCACCCGGATTGTGTCCTCTATGGATCCATCGAACTCGCTCCGCTCGACACCGTATCTTTGGGTGACTTTCCCATCCCGAGAGCCGTCCTCACCCTCGGCGGGGTCCTCCTGTTGAACACCATCGTCATCCTCCTGCTCTTCAAGGAGTTTCGTCTAAGCGCTTTCGATCCCGCGCTGGCCCAGACTTTGGGCCTCCATCCCAGCTTCCTGCACTATCTGCTCATGACGCTGGTCGCCCTCACCACCGTGGCCGCCTTCGAAACGGTCGGCAGCATCATCGTGATCGCCATGTTGATCGTGCCGGCGGCCACCGCCTTCCTCTTGACCCATCGCCTGGGCTTGCTCTTGGTCCTCAGCTTGGGCTTGGGAGTGGCGGCCGCTTTTTTGGGGCACTGGGGAGCCATCACCCTTCCCCCTGCCCTCGGCTTCCCCGGCG is drawn from Verrucomicrobiota bacterium and contains these coding sequences:
- a CDS encoding iron chelate uptake ABC transporter family permease subunit, which translates into the protein MPHAEAGFPVLALASQNEALSWPLFWEVFSLQTYNTRLVVVSAALLGLASGLVGTFLLLRKRSLVGDALSHATLPGIGLAFLLATSLGWEAKALPVLLTGAALTGIVGFLIVLAIRNTTRLKDDAAMGLVLSVFFGGGIVLLSMAQTLPQAAGLESFIYGKAASMVPSDFFLIASFTVAAAAAAFLLQKEFTLLCFDEPFASAQGWPTRRLDVLLLLLVTAVTVVGLQAVGLILVIAFLITPATAARFWTHSLPKMLWLSGLLGAASGWLGATLSALLPGLPAGAVIVLAAAFLFLLSLFFGTARGVLPRRVQSLRLNRKVGRQHLLRAFYEILERRHPAAQSLQPNEAIRLRDLQGHRSWPPRQLQRLLRQAQQEDHLEESQDRDWLRLSESGFGEAARITRNHRLWETYLIHHADIAPSHVDRDADMIEHVLDADLVQRLETELRSRGAWIPSPHLLSGQ
- a CDS encoding metal ABC transporter permease, which translates into the protein MWTSLDTWTVLIGALCAMACALPGCLLLLRKMSMMGDAISHAVLPGLAIAFFLTGARASFAMFLGAALIGILTALFTQWITNFGKVDRGAAMGIVFTTLFALGLLLIVRAADHVDLHPDCVLYGSIELAPLDTVSLGDFPIPRAVLTLGGVLLLNTIVILLLFKEFRLSAFDPALAQTLGLHPSFLHYLLMTLVALTTVAAFETVGSIIVIAMLIVPAATAFLLTHRLGLLLVLSLGLGVAAAFLGHWGAITLPPALGFPGASTSGMMALASGLLFVLAWLFAPPSGLLPRWARERNERRFPPTPEVTPSSKDRLS